The Labrus bergylta chromosome 15, fLabBer1.1, whole genome shotgun sequence genome includes a region encoding these proteins:
- the ppp4r4 gene encoding serine/threonine-protein phosphatase 4 regulatory subunit 4 isoform X4: MFSGRMTGSQSSLLLAQLEELHELAFIERPIRRSLKTAEEIDQLTVDEDLNDIERAVYLLSVGQEVQRASVISNLPILVRQNPAETFRRVVPKVREVLNGAGVEIQLAAAASFLTILQDDIILIHTHTYSILKTVLLHLNHRDTVVSNAWLETLLSAINALPKETIKQEVLNPLLYQSQLSHSLQARLSSCRILGKVACKFDSHMVKNELLPLARSLCQDVEFEVRACMCRQLESIARATGVDDTRTELLPELVELAEDEESNVRLAAFDTIINLMEMMDSDDRVHIVVPLVMSVCEEATPADKAVLVSLSFQFGKLCSGLEGFLSDEQKSRLLQRFRVLCVAGLQTEGNQTEGSNESILVRCNCCYNLPAMVVFAETAHFLSELYPSFSSLCCDPEVSVRRSAAAGFHQVVKLLGSNVQLVHKELLALLQDDALEVLDALMNHLEETLEAVLSRGENVTLDNKIPELLAALLLAEQKVGCSLRWRLHEKLLQRYSYLARLLPGEVLHQSFSPRIFIILTTNKVLPVQKEAARTFCMFLRYNRKHDQRQEMMERLIQDLAQGRSYWNRLRFLDICEMATEIFSRKYFNKHFLMPALELVHDPVANVRYKLCQLLPRLRSSLRLPADKQLLQQLDFCVQKLLCREKDKDVVATIRKFHKRQERDLLDQKKEKEETLLLEMLERQQTDGKLNSDKHTERKRRDSKTSLSATKSMSVSSSGAAFSSSGKEMRKAKLSRSRSLSSQPTISKAANSDRPLKGKELSGTSGSGKSSNKDDSLRTAHFTMATQSTSSMPVLIRSNTTGLLDRASALEHRSSSSTMDHRTSTLDQRDHRSSALDHRTSNMDHRTSTIDHRTSNMDHRTSTMDHRTITMDHRTSTMDHRTSNMDHRNDGMDHRTSTLDHRTSTLDHRTSTLDHRTGTLDHRTSTMDHRTSTLDHRTSTLDHRTSILDQRAGSIDQRDHKTSTLDQRSKTMDRSCGIKDSQSRKLSINRKSNSFTIQSARD; encoded by the exons CGTGGGTCAGGAGGTGCAGAGAGCAAGTGTCATCAGTAACCTGCCAATCCTTGTCCGCCAGAATCCTGCTGAGACATTTCGTCGGGTTGTTCCCAAGGTTCGG GAGGTCCTGAACGGAGCTGGAGTAGAGATCCAActtgcagcagcagcctctttTTTAACGATTCTGCAAGATGACATAATCCTGATCCACACCCACACCTACTCCATCTTAAAGACAGTCCTGCTGCACCTGAACCACCGAGACACAG TGGTGAGCAATGCCTGGTTGGAAACTTTGCTGTCAGCCATCAACGCTCTGCCCAAAGAGACGATCAAACAGGAG gTGCTGAACCCTCTCCTCTATCAGTCTCAGCTGTCTCACTCTCTTCAGGCTCGTCTGTCCAGTTGTCGTATTTTAGGGAAAGTCGCCTGCAAGTTTGATTCTCACAT GGTGAAGAATGAGCTGCTCCCATTGGCTCGGTCTTTGTGTCAGGATGTGGAGTTTGAGGTGCGAGCCTGTATGTGTCGCCAGCTGGAGAGCATCGCCCGGGCGACAGG GGTTGACGACACTCGAACCGAGCTGCTTCCTGAACTGGTGGAGCTCGCTGAAGACGAGGAGAGCAACGTCCGCCTCGCCGCCTTCGACACCATCATCAACTTGATGGAGATGATGGACAGCG acGACAGAGTCCATATCGTGGTTCCCCTGGTGATGTCAGTGTGCGAGGAGGCGACACCGGCGGACAAAGCCGTCCTGGTATCTCTGTCGTTCCAGTTTGGGAAGCTCTGCAGCGGACTGGAGG gctTCCTTTCAGACGAGCAGAAGAGCCGGTTGCTGCAGAGGTTTAGGGTTCTGTGTGTCGCTGGTCTGCAGACTGAGGGGAACCAGACTGAAGGCAGCAACGAGTCCATCCTGGTCCGCTGCAACTGCTGCTACAACCTGCCT GCCATGGTGGTGTTTGCTGAAAcagctcacttcctgtcagagctCTACCCGTCTTTCTCCAGTCTCTGTTGTGACCCAGAGGTCAGCGTTCGACGAAGTGCTGCGGCCGGTTTCCACCAG GTGGTCAAACTGCTTGGTTCAAACGTCCAGCTGGTCCACAAAGAGCTGCTGGCTCTTCTGCAGGACGACGCTCTGGAG GTGTTGGACGCTCTGATGAATCACCTGGAGGAAACTCTGGAGGCGGTCCTTTCCAGAGGAGAGAATGTGACGCTGGACAATAAG ATCCCTGAGCTCTTGGCGGCTCTGCTGTTAGCGGAGCAGAAGGTCGGATGTTCCCTGCGTTGGCGGCTCCACgagaagctgctgcagcgtTACAGCTACCTGGCCCGACTGCTGCCCGGAGAAGTGCTGCACCAGAGCTTCTCCCCTCgcatcttcatcatcctcaccaCCAAC AAGGTGTTGCCTGTTCAGAAGGAGGCGGCTCGGACCTTCTGCATGTTCCTACGGTACAACCGGAAACACGACCAGCGTCAGGAGATGATGGAGCGACTGATCCAAG ATCTGGCTCAGGGGCGGAGCTACTGGAACCGTCTGAGATTCCTGGACATCTGTGAAATGGCGACAGAGATTTTCTCCAGAAAATACTTCAACAAACACTTTCTGATGCCAGCTCTAGAGCTCGTCCACGACCCCGTCGCCAACGTCAG GTACAAGCTCTGCCAGCTGTTACCCAGATTGCGTTCATCGCTCCGTCTGCCGGCCGacaagcagctgctgcagcagctcgaCTTCTGCGTCCAGAAGCTcctctgcagagagaaagacaaggaTGTGGTGGCCACCATCCGCAAG tttCACAAGAGACAGGAGAGGGATCTACTGGAccagaagaaggagaaggaggagactCTACTATTGGAGATG CTGGAGCGCCAACAGACCGACGGGAAACTGAACTCTGATAAACATACAGAGAGGAAAC GAAGAGACAGCAAGACCAGTCTTTCAGCTACCAAATCCATGTCTGTGTCCTCATCTGGAGCTGCCTTCTCCTCCTCCG GTAAAGAGATGAGGAAGGCTAAACTGTCGCGGAGTCGGTCCCTCAGCAGTCAGCCGACGATATCCAAAGCTGCCAACTCAGACAGACCTCT GAAAGGCAAAGAGCTGAGTGGTACATCTGGATCCGGGAAGTCCTCCAATAAAG ACGACTCTTTGAGGACTGCCCACTTCACCATGGCAACCCAGTCCACCTCCTCCATGCCGGTCCTGATCCGCAGCAACACCACTGGCCTCCTAGACAGGGCCAGTGCACTAGAACACAGAAGTAGTAGTAGTACCATGGATCACAGGACAAGCACTCTAGATCAGAGAGATCATAGATCCAGTGCACTGGATCACAGAACCAGTAACATGGACCATAGAACCAGTACCATTGACCACAGAACCAGTAACATGGACCACAGAACGAGTACCATGGACCACAGAACGATTACCATGGACCACAGAACCAGTACCATGGACCACAGAACCAGTAACATGGACCACAGAAATGATGGGATGGACCACAGAACCAGTACTTTGGACCATAGAACCAGTACTTTAGACCACAGAACCAGTACTTTGGACCATAGGACCGGTACTTTAGACCACAGAACCAGTACAATGGACCATAGGACCAGTACTTTAGACCATAGGACCAGTACTTTGGACCACAGAACCAGTATTTTGGACCAAAGAGCCGGTTCCATTGATCAGAGAGACCATAAAACCAGTACCTTGGACCAGCGTAGTAAAACGATGGATCGGAGCTGCGGGATAAAGGACAGCCAGTCCAGAAAACTGTCGAT aaacaggaagtcaaactCTTTCACCATCCAATCAGCACGAGACTGA
- the ppp4r4 gene encoding serine/threonine-protein phosphatase 4 regulatory subunit 4 isoform X3, translating to MFSGRMTGSQSSLLLAQLEELHELAFIERPIRRSLKTAEEIDQLTVDEDLNDIERAVYLLSVGQEVQRASVISNLPILVRQNPAETFRRVVPKVREVLNGAGVEIQLAAAASFLTILQDDIILIHTHTYSILKTVLLHLNHRDTVVSNAWLETLLSAINALPKETIKQEVLNPLLYQSQLSHSLQARLSSCRILGKVACKFDSHMVKNELLPLARSLCQDVEFEVRACMCRQLESIARATGVDDTRTELLPELVELAEDEESNVRLAAFDTIINLMEMMDSDDRVHIVVPLVMSVCEEATPADKAVLVSLSFQFGKLCSGLEGFLSDEQKSRLLQRFRVLCVAGLQTEGNQTEGSNESILVRCNCCYNLPAMVVFAETAHFLSELYPSFSSLCCDPEVSVRRSAAAGFHQVVKLLGSNVQLVHKELLALLQDDALEVLDALMNHLEETLEAVLSRGENVTLDNKIPELLAALLLAEQKVGCSLRWRLHEKLLQRYSYLARLLPGEVLHQSFSPRIFIILTTNKVLPVQKEAARTFCMFLRYNRKHDQRQEMMERLIQDLAQGRSYWNRLRFLDICEMATEIFSRKYFNKHFLMPALELVHDPVANVRYKLCQLLPRLRSSLRLPADKQLLQQLDFCVQKLLCREKDKDVVATIRKFHKRQERDLLDQKKEKEETLLLEMEQLERQQTDGKLNSDKHTERKRRDSKTSLSATKSMSVSSSGAAFSSSGKEMRKAKLSRSRSLSSQPTISKAANSDRPLKGKELSGTSGSGKSSNKDDSLRTAHFTMATQSTSSMPVLIRSNTTGLLDRASALEHRSSSSTMDHRTSTLDQRDHRSSALDHRTSNMDHRTSTIDHRTSNMDHRTSTMDHRTITMDHRTSTMDHRTSNMDHRNDGMDHRTSTLDHRTSTLDHRTSTLDHRTGTLDHRTSTMDHRTSTLDHRTSTLDHRTSILDQRAGSIDQRDHKTSTLDQRSKTMDRSCGIKDSQSRKLSINRKSNSFTIQSARD from the exons CGTGGGTCAGGAGGTGCAGAGAGCAAGTGTCATCAGTAACCTGCCAATCCTTGTCCGCCAGAATCCTGCTGAGACATTTCGTCGGGTTGTTCCCAAGGTTCGG GAGGTCCTGAACGGAGCTGGAGTAGAGATCCAActtgcagcagcagcctctttTTTAACGATTCTGCAAGATGACATAATCCTGATCCACACCCACACCTACTCCATCTTAAAGACAGTCCTGCTGCACCTGAACCACCGAGACACAG TGGTGAGCAATGCCTGGTTGGAAACTTTGCTGTCAGCCATCAACGCTCTGCCCAAAGAGACGATCAAACAGGAG gTGCTGAACCCTCTCCTCTATCAGTCTCAGCTGTCTCACTCTCTTCAGGCTCGTCTGTCCAGTTGTCGTATTTTAGGGAAAGTCGCCTGCAAGTTTGATTCTCACAT GGTGAAGAATGAGCTGCTCCCATTGGCTCGGTCTTTGTGTCAGGATGTGGAGTTTGAGGTGCGAGCCTGTATGTGTCGCCAGCTGGAGAGCATCGCCCGGGCGACAGG GGTTGACGACACTCGAACCGAGCTGCTTCCTGAACTGGTGGAGCTCGCTGAAGACGAGGAGAGCAACGTCCGCCTCGCCGCCTTCGACACCATCATCAACTTGATGGAGATGATGGACAGCG acGACAGAGTCCATATCGTGGTTCCCCTGGTGATGTCAGTGTGCGAGGAGGCGACACCGGCGGACAAAGCCGTCCTGGTATCTCTGTCGTTCCAGTTTGGGAAGCTCTGCAGCGGACTGGAGG gctTCCTTTCAGACGAGCAGAAGAGCCGGTTGCTGCAGAGGTTTAGGGTTCTGTGTGTCGCTGGTCTGCAGACTGAGGGGAACCAGACTGAAGGCAGCAACGAGTCCATCCTGGTCCGCTGCAACTGCTGCTACAACCTGCCT GCCATGGTGGTGTTTGCTGAAAcagctcacttcctgtcagagctCTACCCGTCTTTCTCCAGTCTCTGTTGTGACCCAGAGGTCAGCGTTCGACGAAGTGCTGCGGCCGGTTTCCACCAG GTGGTCAAACTGCTTGGTTCAAACGTCCAGCTGGTCCACAAAGAGCTGCTGGCTCTTCTGCAGGACGACGCTCTGGAG GTGTTGGACGCTCTGATGAATCACCTGGAGGAAACTCTGGAGGCGGTCCTTTCCAGAGGAGAGAATGTGACGCTGGACAATAAG ATCCCTGAGCTCTTGGCGGCTCTGCTGTTAGCGGAGCAGAAGGTCGGATGTTCCCTGCGTTGGCGGCTCCACgagaagctgctgcagcgtTACAGCTACCTGGCCCGACTGCTGCCCGGAGAAGTGCTGCACCAGAGCTTCTCCCCTCgcatcttcatcatcctcaccaCCAAC AAGGTGTTGCCTGTTCAGAAGGAGGCGGCTCGGACCTTCTGCATGTTCCTACGGTACAACCGGAAACACGACCAGCGTCAGGAGATGATGGAGCGACTGATCCAAG ATCTGGCTCAGGGGCGGAGCTACTGGAACCGTCTGAGATTCCTGGACATCTGTGAAATGGCGACAGAGATTTTCTCCAGAAAATACTTCAACAAACACTTTCTGATGCCAGCTCTAGAGCTCGTCCACGACCCCGTCGCCAACGTCAG GTACAAGCTCTGCCAGCTGTTACCCAGATTGCGTTCATCGCTCCGTCTGCCGGCCGacaagcagctgctgcagcagctcgaCTTCTGCGTCCAGAAGCTcctctgcagagagaaagacaaggaTGTGGTGGCCACCATCCGCAAG tttCACAAGAGACAGGAGAGGGATCTACTGGAccagaagaaggagaaggaggagactCTACTATTGGAGATG GAACAGCTGGAGCGCCAACAGACCGACGGGAAACTGAACTCTGATAAACATACAGAGAGGAAAC GAAGAGACAGCAAGACCAGTCTTTCAGCTACCAAATCCATGTCTGTGTCCTCATCTGGAGCTGCCTTCTCCTCCTCCG GTAAAGAGATGAGGAAGGCTAAACTGTCGCGGAGTCGGTCCCTCAGCAGTCAGCCGACGATATCCAAAGCTGCCAACTCAGACAGACCTCT GAAAGGCAAAGAGCTGAGTGGTACATCTGGATCCGGGAAGTCCTCCAATAAAG ACGACTCTTTGAGGACTGCCCACTTCACCATGGCAACCCAGTCCACCTCCTCCATGCCGGTCCTGATCCGCAGCAACACCACTGGCCTCCTAGACAGGGCCAGTGCACTAGAACACAGAAGTAGTAGTAGTACCATGGATCACAGGACAAGCACTCTAGATCAGAGAGATCATAGATCCAGTGCACTGGATCACAGAACCAGTAACATGGACCATAGAACCAGTACCATTGACCACAGAACCAGTAACATGGACCACAGAACGAGTACCATGGACCACAGAACGATTACCATGGACCACAGAACCAGTACCATGGACCACAGAACCAGTAACATGGACCACAGAAATGATGGGATGGACCACAGAACCAGTACTTTGGACCATAGAACCAGTACTTTAGACCACAGAACCAGTACTTTGGACCATAGGACCGGTACTTTAGACCACAGAACCAGTACAATGGACCATAGGACCAGTACTTTAGACCATAGGACCAGTACTTTGGACCACAGAACCAGTATTTTGGACCAAAGAGCCGGTTCCATTGATCAGAGAGACCATAAAACCAGTACCTTGGACCAGCGTAGTAAAACGATGGATCGGAGCTGCGGGATAAAGGACAGCCAGTCCAGAAAACTGTCGAT aaacaggaagtcaaactCTTTCACCATCCAATCAGCACGAGACTGA
- the ppp4r4 gene encoding serine/threonine-protein phosphatase 4 regulatory subunit 4 isoform X2, with protein sequence MFSGRMTGSQSSLLLAQLEELHELAFIERPIRRSLKTAEEIDQLTVDEDLNDIERAVYLLSVGQEVQRASVISNLPILVRQNPAETFRRVVPKVREVLNGAGVEIQLAAAASFLTILQDDIILIHTHTYSILKTVLLHLNHRDTVVSNAWLETLLSAINALPKETIKQEVLNPLLYQSQLSHSLQARLSSCRILGKVACKFDSHMVKNELLPLARSLCQDVEFEVRACMCRQLESIARATGVDDTRTELLPELVELAEDEESNVRLAAFDTIINLMEMMDSDDRVHIVVPLVMSVCEEATPADKAVLVSLSFQFGKLCSGLEGFLSDEQKSRLLQRFRVLCVAGLQTEGNQTEGSNESILVRCNCCYNLPAMVVFAETAHFLSELYPSFSSLCCDPEVSVRRSAAAGFHQVVKLLGSNVQLVHKELLALLQDDALEVLDALMNHLEETLEAVLSRGENVTLDNKIPELLAALLLAEQKVGCSLRWRLHEKLLQRYSYLARLLPGEVLHQSFSPRIFIILTTNKVLPVQKEAARTFCMFLRYNRKHDQRQEMMERLIQDLAQGRSYWNRLRFLDICEMATEIFSRKYFNKHFLMPALELVHDPVANVRYKLCQLLPRLRSSLRLPADKQLLQQLDFCVQKLLCREKDKDVVATIRKTVLELDKLDLTEPFHKRQERDLLDQKKEKEETLLLEMLERQQTDGKLNSDKHTERKRRDSKTSLSATKSMSVSSSGAAFSSSGKEMRKAKLSRSRSLSSQPTISKAANSDRPLKGKELSGTSGSGKSSNKDDSLRTAHFTMATQSTSSMPVLIRSNTTGLLDRASALEHRSSSSTMDHRTSTLDQRDHRSSALDHRTSNMDHRTSTIDHRTSNMDHRTSTMDHRTITMDHRTSTMDHRTSNMDHRNDGMDHRTSTLDHRTSTLDHRTSTLDHRTGTLDHRTSTMDHRTSTLDHRTSTLDHRTSILDQRAGSIDQRDHKTSTLDQRSKTMDRSCGIKDSQSRKLSINRKSNSFTIQSARD encoded by the exons CGTGGGTCAGGAGGTGCAGAGAGCAAGTGTCATCAGTAACCTGCCAATCCTTGTCCGCCAGAATCCTGCTGAGACATTTCGTCGGGTTGTTCCCAAGGTTCGG GAGGTCCTGAACGGAGCTGGAGTAGAGATCCAActtgcagcagcagcctctttTTTAACGATTCTGCAAGATGACATAATCCTGATCCACACCCACACCTACTCCATCTTAAAGACAGTCCTGCTGCACCTGAACCACCGAGACACAG TGGTGAGCAATGCCTGGTTGGAAACTTTGCTGTCAGCCATCAACGCTCTGCCCAAAGAGACGATCAAACAGGAG gTGCTGAACCCTCTCCTCTATCAGTCTCAGCTGTCTCACTCTCTTCAGGCTCGTCTGTCCAGTTGTCGTATTTTAGGGAAAGTCGCCTGCAAGTTTGATTCTCACAT GGTGAAGAATGAGCTGCTCCCATTGGCTCGGTCTTTGTGTCAGGATGTGGAGTTTGAGGTGCGAGCCTGTATGTGTCGCCAGCTGGAGAGCATCGCCCGGGCGACAGG GGTTGACGACACTCGAACCGAGCTGCTTCCTGAACTGGTGGAGCTCGCTGAAGACGAGGAGAGCAACGTCCGCCTCGCCGCCTTCGACACCATCATCAACTTGATGGAGATGATGGACAGCG acGACAGAGTCCATATCGTGGTTCCCCTGGTGATGTCAGTGTGCGAGGAGGCGACACCGGCGGACAAAGCCGTCCTGGTATCTCTGTCGTTCCAGTTTGGGAAGCTCTGCAGCGGACTGGAGG gctTCCTTTCAGACGAGCAGAAGAGCCGGTTGCTGCAGAGGTTTAGGGTTCTGTGTGTCGCTGGTCTGCAGACTGAGGGGAACCAGACTGAAGGCAGCAACGAGTCCATCCTGGTCCGCTGCAACTGCTGCTACAACCTGCCT GCCATGGTGGTGTTTGCTGAAAcagctcacttcctgtcagagctCTACCCGTCTTTCTCCAGTCTCTGTTGTGACCCAGAGGTCAGCGTTCGACGAAGTGCTGCGGCCGGTTTCCACCAG GTGGTCAAACTGCTTGGTTCAAACGTCCAGCTGGTCCACAAAGAGCTGCTGGCTCTTCTGCAGGACGACGCTCTGGAG GTGTTGGACGCTCTGATGAATCACCTGGAGGAAACTCTGGAGGCGGTCCTTTCCAGAGGAGAGAATGTGACGCTGGACAATAAG ATCCCTGAGCTCTTGGCGGCTCTGCTGTTAGCGGAGCAGAAGGTCGGATGTTCCCTGCGTTGGCGGCTCCACgagaagctgctgcagcgtTACAGCTACCTGGCCCGACTGCTGCCCGGAGAAGTGCTGCACCAGAGCTTCTCCCCTCgcatcttcatcatcctcaccaCCAAC AAGGTGTTGCCTGTTCAGAAGGAGGCGGCTCGGACCTTCTGCATGTTCCTACGGTACAACCGGAAACACGACCAGCGTCAGGAGATGATGGAGCGACTGATCCAAG ATCTGGCTCAGGGGCGGAGCTACTGGAACCGTCTGAGATTCCTGGACATCTGTGAAATGGCGACAGAGATTTTCTCCAGAAAATACTTCAACAAACACTTTCTGATGCCAGCTCTAGAGCTCGTCCACGACCCCGTCGCCAACGTCAG GTACAAGCTCTGCCAGCTGTTACCCAGATTGCGTTCATCGCTCCGTCTGCCGGCCGacaagcagctgctgcagcagctcgaCTTCTGCGTCCAGAAGCTcctctgcagagagaaagacaaggaTGTGGTGGCCACCATCCGCAAG ACAGTGTTGGAACTGGACAAACTGGACCTCACAGAGCCT tttCACAAGAGACAGGAGAGGGATCTACTGGAccagaagaaggagaaggaggagactCTACTATTGGAGATG CTGGAGCGCCAACAGACCGACGGGAAACTGAACTCTGATAAACATACAGAGAGGAAAC GAAGAGACAGCAAGACCAGTCTTTCAGCTACCAAATCCATGTCTGTGTCCTCATCTGGAGCTGCCTTCTCCTCCTCCG GTAAAGAGATGAGGAAGGCTAAACTGTCGCGGAGTCGGTCCCTCAGCAGTCAGCCGACGATATCCAAAGCTGCCAACTCAGACAGACCTCT GAAAGGCAAAGAGCTGAGTGGTACATCTGGATCCGGGAAGTCCTCCAATAAAG ACGACTCTTTGAGGACTGCCCACTTCACCATGGCAACCCAGTCCACCTCCTCCATGCCGGTCCTGATCCGCAGCAACACCACTGGCCTCCTAGACAGGGCCAGTGCACTAGAACACAGAAGTAGTAGTAGTACCATGGATCACAGGACAAGCACTCTAGATCAGAGAGATCATAGATCCAGTGCACTGGATCACAGAACCAGTAACATGGACCATAGAACCAGTACCATTGACCACAGAACCAGTAACATGGACCACAGAACGAGTACCATGGACCACAGAACGATTACCATGGACCACAGAACCAGTACCATGGACCACAGAACCAGTAACATGGACCACAGAAATGATGGGATGGACCACAGAACCAGTACTTTGGACCATAGAACCAGTACTTTAGACCACAGAACCAGTACTTTGGACCATAGGACCGGTACTTTAGACCACAGAACCAGTACAATGGACCATAGGACCAGTACTTTAGACCATAGGACCAGTACTTTGGACCACAGAACCAGTATTTTGGACCAAAGAGCCGGTTCCATTGATCAGAGAGACCATAAAACCAGTACCTTGGACCAGCGTAGTAAAACGATGGATCGGAGCTGCGGGATAAAGGACAGCCAGTCCAGAAAACTGTCGAT aaacaggaagtcaaactCTTTCACCATCCAATCAGCACGAGACTGA